In Artemia franciscana chromosome 4, ASM3288406v1, whole genome shotgun sequence, a single window of DNA contains:
- the LOC136026042 gene encoding queuosine-tRNA galactosyltransferase-like isoform X3: protein MEVSVIVPVRNSIEWIDDCLESILNQTAIGTISLEVCVYDDVSTDGSYLKLESWKKTFETEGIPMKLSRNTELEPGGVGYAKNRCIEQSSGEYLCFLDSDDVMKPERIEKQLKAASQYKDAIIGCQFSRHPYNSTLRYTRWANSLPPEKLEVQVLTSHGPTVIMPTWFCHRSVYDRVGGFTEVRKSHPEDLVFFYKHLDLGGHIRRVDEVLLIYRYHPGAMTFGISEKTIWSLRVKRLEENFILNWKSFYIWNAGKQGRQLYRSISEISRKKVKGFCDVDARKITQGYYTFEAEKQIPRPKIPIVHFNDGEPPFVICVKLDMTNGELERNIEGLGLVENVDYVIFS from the exons atggaagTG tcaGTAATTGTTCCAGTGAGAAACTCAATTGAATGGATTGATGACTGTCTTGAATCAATCCTAAATCAAACTGCTATAGGTACAATTAGCCTAGAAGTTTGTGTTTACGATGATGTCTCTACAGACGGAAGCTATTTAAAGTTGGAATCATGGAAGAAGACGTTTGAAACTGAAGGAATACCAATGAAGTTAAGCAGAAACACTGAGTTGGAGCCTGGGGGAG ttggtTATGCAAAAAACAGATGCATAGAACAATCCAGTGGAGAGTACTTGTGTTTCTTAGATAGT gatgatGTTATGAAGCCAGAACGAatagaaaaacaattgaaagcAGCCTCTCAGTATAAGGATGCA ATTATTGGCTGCCAGTTTTCTCGTCACCCATATAATTCAACACTGCGTTACACTCGATGGGCTAATTCTCTTCCTCCTGAAAAACTGGAAGTTCAGGTGCTGACATCTCATGGACCGACTGTTATCATGCCAACATGGTTTTGCCATAGATCTGTCTACGACAg AGTAGGCGGTTTTACTGAAGTTCGCAAAAGCCATCCTGAAGACCTGGTATTCTTTTACAAGCACTTGGATTTGGGAGGACATATACGTCGGGTCGATGAAGTTTTGCTAATTTATAGATATCATCCAGGAGCTATGACTTTCGGAATCTCAGA AAAAACAATTTGGAGTTTGCGAGTTAAGCGTCTggaagaaaattttatattgaattgGAAATCTTTTTATATATGGAATGCTGGAAAGCAAGGCCGGCAGTTGTATAGatcaatttctgaaatttcaagaaaaaag GTAAAAGGCTTCTGTGACGTAGATGCAAGAAAAATTACACAAGGTTATTATACTTTTGAAGCAGAGAAACAAATACCTAGGCCCAAAATACCAATTGTTCACTTCAATGATGGGGAGCCACCCTTTGTAATCTGTGTTAAATTG GATATGACCAATGGAGAGCTGGAAAGGAACATAGAAGGACTAGGACTTGTTGAAAACGTCGACTATGTGATATTTAGCTGA
- the LOC136026042 gene encoding queuosine-tRNA galactosyltransferase-like isoform X6 has product MEVSVIVPVRNSIEWIDDCLESILNQTAIGTISLEVCVYDDVSTDGSYLKLESWKKTFETEGIPMKLSRNTELEPGGVGYAKNRCIEQSSGEYLCFLDSDDVMKPERIEKQLKAASQYKDAIIGCQFSRHPYNSTLRYTRWANSLPPEKLEVQVLTSHGPTVIMPTWFCHRSVYDRVGGFTEVRKSHPEDLVFFYKHLDLGGHIRRVDEVLLIYRYHPGAMTFGISEKTIWSLRVKRLEENFILNWKSFYIWNAGKQGRQLYRSISEISRKKDMTNGELERNIEGLGLVENVDYVIFS; this is encoded by the exons atggaagTG tcaGTAATTGTTCCAGTGAGAAACTCAATTGAATGGATTGATGACTGTCTTGAATCAATCCTAAATCAAACTGCTATAGGTACAATTAGCCTAGAAGTTTGTGTTTACGATGATGTCTCTACAGACGGAAGCTATTTAAAGTTGGAATCATGGAAGAAGACGTTTGAAACTGAAGGAATACCAATGAAGTTAAGCAGAAACACTGAGTTGGAGCCTGGGGGAG ttggtTATGCAAAAAACAGATGCATAGAACAATCCAGTGGAGAGTACTTGTGTTTCTTAGATAGT gatgatGTTATGAAGCCAGAACGAatagaaaaacaattgaaagcAGCCTCTCAGTATAAGGATGCA ATTATTGGCTGCCAGTTTTCTCGTCACCCATATAATTCAACACTGCGTTACACTCGATGGGCTAATTCTCTTCCTCCTGAAAAACTGGAAGTTCAGGTGCTGACATCTCATGGACCGACTGTTATCATGCCAACATGGTTTTGCCATAGATCTGTCTACGACAg AGTAGGCGGTTTTACTGAAGTTCGCAAAAGCCATCCTGAAGACCTGGTATTCTTTTACAAGCACTTGGATTTGGGAGGACATATACGTCGGGTCGATGAAGTTTTGCTAATTTATAGATATCATCCAGGAGCTATGACTTTCGGAATCTCAGA AAAAACAATTTGGAGTTTGCGAGTTAAGCGTCTggaagaaaattttatattgaattgGAAATCTTTTTATATATGGAATGCTGGAAAGCAAGGCCGGCAGTTGTATAGatcaatttctgaaatttcaagaaaaaag GATATGACCAATGGAGAGCTGGAAAGGAACATAGAAGGACTAGGACTTGTTGAAAACGTCGACTATGTGATATTTAGCTGA
- the LOC136026042 gene encoding queuosine-tRNA galactosyltransferase-like isoform X5: MEVSVIVPVRNSIEWIDDCLESILNQTAIGTISLEVCVYDDVSTDGSYLKLESWKKTFETEGIPMKLSRNTELEPGGVGYAKNRCIEQSSGEYLCFLDSDDVMKPERIEKQLKAASQYKDAIIGCQFSRHPYNSTLRYTRWANSLPPEKLEVQVLTSHGPTVIMPTWFCHRSVYDRVGGFTEVRKSHPEDLVFFYKHLDLGGHIRRVDEVLLIYRYHPGAMTFGISEKTIWSLRVKRLEENFILNWKSFYIWNAGKQGRQLYRSISEISRKKVKGFCDVDARKITQGYYTFEAEKQIPRPKIPIVHFNDGEPPFVICVKLN, translated from the exons atggaagTG tcaGTAATTGTTCCAGTGAGAAACTCAATTGAATGGATTGATGACTGTCTTGAATCAATCCTAAATCAAACTGCTATAGGTACAATTAGCCTAGAAGTTTGTGTTTACGATGATGTCTCTACAGACGGAAGCTATTTAAAGTTGGAATCATGGAAGAAGACGTTTGAAACTGAAGGAATACCAATGAAGTTAAGCAGAAACACTGAGTTGGAGCCTGGGGGAG ttggtTATGCAAAAAACAGATGCATAGAACAATCCAGTGGAGAGTACTTGTGTTTCTTAGATAGT gatgatGTTATGAAGCCAGAACGAatagaaaaacaattgaaagcAGCCTCTCAGTATAAGGATGCA ATTATTGGCTGCCAGTTTTCTCGTCACCCATATAATTCAACACTGCGTTACACTCGATGGGCTAATTCTCTTCCTCCTGAAAAACTGGAAGTTCAGGTGCTGACATCTCATGGACCGACTGTTATCATGCCAACATGGTTTTGCCATAGATCTGTCTACGACAg AGTAGGCGGTTTTACTGAAGTTCGCAAAAGCCATCCTGAAGACCTGGTATTCTTTTACAAGCACTTGGATTTGGGAGGACATATACGTCGGGTCGATGAAGTTTTGCTAATTTATAGATATCATCCAGGAGCTATGACTTTCGGAATCTCAGA AAAAACAATTTGGAGTTTGCGAGTTAAGCGTCTggaagaaaattttatattgaattgGAAATCTTTTTATATATGGAATGCTGGAAAGCAAGGCCGGCAGTTGTATAGatcaatttctgaaatttcaagaaaaaag GTAAAAGGCTTCTGTGACGTAGATGCAAGAAAAATTACACAAGGTTATTATACTTTTGAAGCAGAGAAACAAATACCTAGGCCCAAAATACCAATTGTTCACTTCAATGATGGGGAGCCACCCTTTGTAATCTGTGTTAAATTG aattaa